One window from the genome of Deltaproteobacteria bacterium encodes:
- a CDS encoding alkaline phosphatase family protein has product MLQKAIVRFAVFLTLLMTVVFFFSNHFSAKSSERSGRQPRLLVLLLDGIPYHLFQETQREGLFGYLYPTARMIAPFPSISNPSFARMFTDKKLPGYVRGYFNIQNNKKEENYGALTALVGAMSWERIVQYSDNNTLQKLGSFIFPLATTLREIDQLEEAFFRSEDPIFFGYIGGTDALAHMLGREKTKGFLTKLDARLKEILHKYEERTGRPLLLMLVSDHGNNMIPLKFRDWEAILAKKGFHYDEALHDDRSVVKVVEGFATVTTLHTAGRHDRELAESLIQDKAVDLITYRSGNKVVVLSKEGSAEIEHGKRGYRYHPFTGDPLNYAPLLQKLSAEGKVDQNGFIKDEDLFPITLNHQYPDALHRIYDGFFTLTENPPNLIVSLKDGYTSADKTLLRTLETVSGIYAHVEGSHGALLASHSNGIFTSNFMPFPDIRPEELRKYIDLSHFGIKAEKPVVNIALAQDVRYPEKGSVVSRPLPADKEFQIAYYLWFSPTYLSDY; this is encoded by the coding sequence ATGCTCCAAAAGGCAATAGTCCGGTTTGCGGTCTTTCTGACACTGTTGATGACGGTCGTTTTTTTCTTTTCTAACCATTTTTCGGCGAAATCGTCCGAACGCTCGGGACGTCAACCAAGGCTTCTTGTCCTTTTGCTGGACGGGATCCCTTACCACCTCTTTCAGGAGACCCAGCGGGAGGGACTTTTTGGCTACCTCTACCCGACCGCCCGGATGATCGCCCCCTTCCCCTCCATTTCCAACCCCTCCTTTGCCCGGATGTTCACCGACAAGAAGTTGCCCGGCTATGTCCGCGGTTATTTTAACATCCAGAACAACAAGAAGGAGGAAAATTACGGCGCTCTGACCGCCCTTGTCGGGGCGATGAGCTGGGAGAGAATCGTGCAGTATTCGGACAACAACACACTTCAAAAACTGGGTTCTTTCATATTCCCCCTCGCCACCACCTTGAGAGAGATCGATCAGCTCGAAGAGGCCTTTTTCCGCTCCGAAGACCCGATCTTTTTTGGCTATATCGGCGGCACCGATGCCCTCGCCCACATGTTGGGCCGGGAAAAAACAAAGGGCTTTTTGACAAAACTGGACGCCCGCCTCAAGGAAATTTTACACAAGTACGAGGAAAGGACCGGGCGTCCCCTTCTCCTGATGCTGGTCTCCGATCACGGCAACAATATGATTCCTCTGAAATTCCGCGACTGGGAGGCGATCCTCGCCAAAAAAGGATTCCATTATGATGAGGCCCTTCATGACGACCGGAGTGTCGTGAAAGTGGTGGAAGGATTCGCAACCGTCACAACGCTCCACACCGCCGGACGCCATGACCGGGAACTGGCTGAATCGTTGATCCAGGACAAGGCGGTGGACCTGATCACCTACCGGTCCGGCAACAAGGTTGTGGTCCTTTCAAAGGAAGGGAGTGCCGAAATCGAGCACGGAAAGAGAGGCTACCGCTACCACCCGTTCACGGGGGACCCACTCAACTATGCCCCCCTGCTTCAGAAACTATCCGCCGAGGGGAAGGTCGACCAAAACGGTTTTATCAAGGATGAAGACCTCTTCCCAATAACCCTCAATCACCAATACCCGGATGCCCTCCACCGGATCTACGACGGATTTTTCACCCTGACCGAGAACCCCCCCAACCTGATCGTGAGTCTCAAGGATGGTTACACCTCAGCCGACAAGACACTCTTGAGGACGCTGGAAACAGTCTCCGGAATCTACGCCCACGTCGAGGGATCACACGGGGCGTTGCTCGCCTCCCACTCCAACGGCATTTTCACCTCCAACTTTATGCCGTTCCCCGACATCCGCCCGGAGGAGTTGAGAAAATATATTGATCTCTCCCACTTCGGGATCAAGGCCGAAAAACCGGTCGTCAACATCGCCCTGGCCCAGGACGTCCGGTACCCGGAAAAAGGATCGGTTGTTTCACGCCCCCTACCGGCAGACAAAGAATTTCAGATCGCCTATTACCTCTGGTTCTCGCCCACTTATTTGTCTGATTACTGA
- a CDS encoding MMPL family transporter translates to MYLKLARPAVRLFHRHPLIVLTVIFLAFAAAIPSTIRLFGTIQTDLSALLPESYHSVQLIRKARDKMEGLGSLIIVLEGDKREGIIQFASDLSKKLSGDSLIKEVVSTKPGYQFFSDHKLLYVDLEDLEEIRDRIDRRIQREKLGGLLINLEEGRSGDRLDFKDIEEEYRKKYSEGKRSPYYESDDGRVFLIHVYPTGTSSDFGFAKKVTRYVSGVVEDFDIASYDPSLKVYYAGTFQTRINEYNALIQDLALAGLIAVVGITLLLLLRFRNPVVLLLLLAPMGIGLVWTFGLTRLFIGNLNVVTSFLFSILSGLGIEFGIHLFSRYLEAKESGKEPLAAIEEMITSVGRSSLTSSATAGVPFLLLGFNDFKGFSEFGLITGSGIFITLLAYLLTLPPLIVILERFHLLRVRAIHKGLFLHNRGTRFHYARPLFWGALILSMICLAFIPRLRFEYDFNKLKPKLPFHEEIRKKVHKVVPPVNSPAMVIVERDEEAALIKEALLTRKKLTSSSLIQGVKIATDLVPKDQEAKEKILSDIQKMIEEPLIQKGIKKGGRKKALDEFVRSLDVPPVTLDDVPDEAKRIFYGRKEVPGQVIFIFADPDVELSDGRIAMRFQSEVAEIPTAVKTYHATSDAIVFADVLKVMLRDSKKAIALAVFGVLFFVILDFRKPIRVALVMLPIVGGIFWMCGLMGMIDFRFSFYNMVVIPSVVGTAIDNGVHMYHRYMEERFSAVGKVVRTAGQAAFLSSLTNIIGFLGLVFAEHNGLASIGKAAMIGMVACMVCSLTLFPAALQLLEDWRKKGTL, encoded by the coding sequence ATGTACCTTAAGCTCGCCCGGCCGGCCGTTCGTCTTTTTCATCGGCATCCCTTGATTGTTCTGACCGTCATCTTCCTCGCATTCGCCGCAGCCATCCCCTCAACCATCCGGCTTTTCGGCACAATCCAGACCGATCTTTCGGCCCTTCTTCCGGAGAGCTACCACAGTGTCCAGCTGATCAGGAAGGCTCGTGACAAGATGGAGGGGTTGGGCAGTCTCATCATCGTCCTCGAAGGAGATAAAAGGGAAGGGATTATCCAGTTTGCCTCCGATCTTTCGAAGAAACTTTCAGGGGATTCCCTCATCAAGGAGGTGGTTTCCACAAAACCGGGGTATCAGTTCTTTTCCGATCACAAACTCCTCTATGTTGATCTGGAAGACCTTGAGGAGATTCGGGACCGGATCGACCGGCGCATCCAGAGGGAAAAACTCGGTGGGTTGCTGATCAATCTGGAAGAGGGGAGATCCGGCGACAGGCTGGATTTCAAGGATATTGAAGAAGAATACCGAAAGAAATACTCCGAGGGGAAAAGAAGCCCCTATTATGAAAGTGATGATGGCCGGGTTTTTCTTATTCATGTTTACCCGACGGGGACCAGCTCCGACTTCGGTTTTGCCAAAAAGGTGACCCGGTATGTCAGCGGTGTCGTCGAGGACTTTGATATTGCTTCTTACGATCCTTCCCTGAAGGTTTATTACGCCGGGACCTTTCAGACACGGATTAATGAATACAACGCCCTGATCCAGGATCTGGCCCTGGCCGGACTGATTGCCGTTGTCGGCATTACCCTCCTCCTTTTGCTCCGGTTCCGCAATCCGGTTGTCCTTCTCTTGTTGTTGGCCCCGATGGGGATAGGACTTGTCTGGACCTTTGGACTGACCCGTCTCTTTATCGGGAATCTCAATGTGGTAACCTCCTTTCTCTTTTCGATCCTGAGCGGTTTGGGGATTGAATTTGGCATCCATCTCTTTTCCCGCTATCTGGAGGCGAAGGAGTCGGGCAAAGAGCCCCTGGCCGCCATTGAGGAAATGATTACTTCCGTGGGACGGTCCTCACTGACCAGTTCGGCAACGGCGGGTGTCCCGTTTCTTCTCCTGGGGTTTAACGATTTCAAAGGTTTTTCCGAATTCGGTCTCATCACCGGTTCCGGTATTTTCATCACACTTCTGGCCTATCTGCTGACTCTCCCGCCTCTCATTGTCATTTTGGAGAGATTCCATCTCCTTCGGGTCAGGGCGATCCACAAGGGACTTTTCCTGCACAATCGGGGGACGCGGTTTCATTACGCCCGGCCGCTGTTCTGGGGAGCCCTCATCCTTTCGATGATTTGTCTAGCGTTCATTCCCAGACTCCGGTTCGAATATGATTTCAACAAGCTGAAACCGAAGCTTCCCTTCCATGAGGAGATCCGGAAGAAGGTCCACAAGGTGGTGCCTCCGGTCAACAGTCCGGCGATGGTTATTGTTGAGAGGGATGAAGAGGCCGCACTGATCAAGGAAGCTCTTCTGACCAGGAAAAAGCTGACTTCTTCCAGTCTTATCCAGGGGGTGAAGATTGCGACAGACCTGGTTCCCAAAGACCAGGAGGCCAAGGAAAAGATTTTATCGGATATTCAGAAGATGATCGAGGAACCCCTGATTCAAAAGGGGATCAAGAAAGGGGGGAGAAAGAAGGCATTGGACGAATTCGTCCGCTCCCTGGATGTGCCGCCGGTCACCCTGGATGATGTTCCTGACGAGGCGAAACGGATCTTTTATGGCAGGAAGGAGGTCCCCGGACAGGTTATTTTCATCTTTGCCGATCCGGATGTGGAACTCTCGGATGGCCGGATCGCGATGCGTTTTCAGAGTGAGGTGGCCGAGATCCCGACGGCCGTCAAGACCTACCACGCTACGAGTGACGCCATCGTCTTTGCCGATGTCTTGAAGGTAATGCTCCGGGACTCTAAGAAGGCGATAGCGTTGGCCGTTTTCGGGGTTCTTTTCTTTGTTATTCTCGATTTCAGAAAGCCAATTCGTGTTGCCCTGGTGATGCTTCCGATTGTCGGCGGCATCTTTTGGATGTGCGGTCTGATGGGGATGATCGATTTCCGGTTCAGTTTTTACAACATGGTGGTCATCCCGTCGGTGGTTGGCACGGCCATCGACAACGGGGTTCATATGTACCATCGGTACATGGAAGAACGTTTCAGTGCCGTTGGCAAAGTCGTCCGGACGGCGGGACAGGCGGCCTTTCTCTCCTCCCTCACCAACATCATCGGGTTTCTGGGGCTTGTTTTTGCGGAGCATAATGGGCTTGCTTCTATTGGAAAAGCGGCGATGATCGGCATGGTGGCCTGCATGGTCTGTTCCTTGACCCTTTTCCCGGCCGCTTTGCAGTTGCTGGAGGACTGGCGCAAGAAAGGGACGTTGTGA
- a CDS encoding anthranilate synthase component I family protein, with protein MAQERDVVRLRKKNQLVPIRLRKDVDCETPVSLFQKLRSPGPSFLLESVEGQEKWARYSFIGLEPLALFRSKGDRVHLDIAGRESKKRVKDPRVEDPFKELEKLFHSYSVALDSSEVSHLPRFFGGAVGYLSYDMVRFFEKLPRHGRDDLQLPDSIFMIPRVLLIFDNIRHTLEIVGFAERGEEKKVEARLKEISEKIDQGGSGWRGELPRQSGEMSHRDREGGQGAPTKLNWSPAAFQKGVRRVKEYILAGDVTQTVLSLRESRDYSGDPFHLYRSLRRLNPSPYMFFFDFGDLQLVGASPETMVRLEEGQLTLRPIAGTRPRDPDPIKDAALEKELLNDPKEKAEHIMLVDLGRNDLGRVARTKTVTVDQLMIVERYSHVRHLVSNVRAELADGKNAFDVIRATFPAGTLSGSPKIRAMEIIEDLEPTHRGPYGGCVGYFGFSGNMDMAITIRSAVIHNGRIHIQAGAGIVADSDPGREYEECRNKAKGVLDALDDR; from the coding sequence CTGGCGCAAGAAAGGGACGTTGTGAGGTTGCGCAAGAAAAATCAATTGGTCCCGATACGCCTCAGGAAGGATGTTGACTGCGAGACGCCGGTTTCTCTTTTTCAGAAACTGAGATCGCCGGGGCCGTCATTTTTATTGGAGAGTGTTGAGGGGCAGGAAAAGTGGGCTCGGTACAGTTTTATCGGTTTGGAGCCTTTGGCCCTGTTCCGGAGTAAAGGCGATCGTGTACACCTTGACATCGCCGGACGGGAATCGAAAAAACGGGTCAAAGACCCACGGGTCGAGGACCCTTTCAAGGAGTTGGAGAAACTCTTTCATTCCTATTCGGTTGCCCTTGATTCATCGGAGGTGAGTCATTTGCCCCGCTTTTTTGGCGGGGCGGTTGGCTATCTTTCCTACGATATGGTCCGGTTCTTTGAAAAACTGCCTCGCCATGGCCGGGATGATCTCCAACTCCCCGATTCCATTTTCATGATCCCGCGGGTTTTGCTTATTTTTGACAATATTCGGCACACGCTGGAGATCGTCGGGTTTGCGGAGAGGGGGGAGGAGAAGAAGGTGGAGGCGCGCCTGAAGGAGATTTCGGAGAAGATTGATCAAGGGGGAAGCGGGTGGCGAGGGGAACTCCCCCGCCAATCGGGGGAGATGTCCCATAGGGACAGAGAGGGCGGTCAGGGCGCCCCTACAAAATTGAATTGGTCCCCCGCCGCTTTTCAAAAAGGGGTTCGGCGGGTCAAGGAGTATATCCTGGCGGGGGATGTGACGCAGACCGTTTTGTCGCTTCGGGAGTCACGGGATTATTCCGGGGATCCGTTTCATCTCTACCGGTCGTTACGTCGCCTGAACCCGTCTCCCTACATGTTCTTTTTCGATTTTGGTGACCTTCAACTGGTCGGGGCCTCTCCGGAGACGATGGTTCGGTTGGAGGAGGGACAGTTGACTCTTCGTCCGATCGCTGGCACACGGCCAAGGGATCCTGACCCGATCAAGGATGCCGCCCTGGAAAAAGAACTGTTGAATGATCCCAAGGAAAAGGCGGAACATATTATGCTCGTTGATCTGGGGAGGAACGATCTGGGACGGGTCGCCCGCACAAAGACGGTGACGGTGGACCAGCTGATGATTGTGGAGAGGTACTCCCATGTCCGGCACCTGGTTTCCAACGTCCGTGCCGAACTGGCCGACGGGAAAAACGCCTTTGACGTGATCCGGGCAACCTTTCCGGCCGGGACGCTCAGTGGTTCCCCCAAAATCCGGGCGATGGAGATTATTGAAGATCTGGAGCCGACCCATCGTGGACCGTACGGCGGGTGCGTCGGCTATTTTGGTTTTTCGGGCAATATGGATATGGCGATCACCATCCGGTCTGCCGTGATTCACAACGGGCGGATTCATATCCAGGCGGGGGCCGGGATTGTTGCCGATTCAGACCCGGGACGGGAGTATGAGGAATGTAGGAACAAGGCCAAAGGGGTGCTCGATGCTCTTGATGATCGATAA
- a CDS encoding aminodeoxychorismate/anthranilate synthase component II: MLLMIDNYDSFTYNLVQYFLELGEEVKVYRNDEITLRQIERKKPAKLVISPGPCSPKEAGISVAAIRKFQGKIPILGVCLGHQSMAEALGGKVIRAPRLMHGKTSPILHDGKTLFTSCENPFEATRYHSLIVERKTLPDCFEVSAWTAEQEIMGIRHKKILMEGIQFHPESILTLEGKKILRNFLELCRR; this comes from the coding sequence ATGCTCTTGATGATCGATAATTACGATTCTTTTACCTACAACCTCGTCCAGTATTTTCTGGAACTGGGAGAAGAGGTGAAGGTTTACCGCAATGACGAAATCACCCTTCGGCAGATTGAGAGAAAGAAACCAGCGAAGCTGGTGATCTCACCGGGACCTTGCTCTCCCAAAGAGGCCGGGATTTCCGTGGCGGCGATCAGGAAATTTCAGGGGAAGATTCCGATCCTCGGGGTCTGTCTGGGGCATCAGTCGATGGCGGAGGCGCTGGGGGGGAAGGTGATCCGCGCCCCTCGTCTGATGCACGGGAAGACCTCGCCGATTCTGCACGACGGCAAGACCCTGTTTACCAGTTGCGAGAACCCGTTTGAGGCGACACGGTACCACTCTCTCATTGTTGAGAGAAAAACCCTGCCGGATTGTTTTGAAGTCTCTGCCTGGACCGCCGAACAAGAAATTATGGGGATCCGCCACAAAAAAATCCTGATGGAAGGGATCCAGTTTCATCCTGAATCGATCCTGACGCTGGAGGGGAAGAAAATTTTAAGGAACTTTCTCGAATTATGCCGTCGCTAG
- the trpD gene encoding anthranilate phosphoribosyltransferase: MPSLETALREIMSGRMPEGEVSSFLTTLRDRGETVEEVTAAASVMREFAVKSGWSLEEGVDTCGTGGDQKGTFNISTAAAFVVAGAGVKVAKHGNRSVSSQCGSADLLEALGVKIDLPPESVKKCVDDTGIGFFFAPRYHPAMKNVAAVRKKIGTRTIFNLLGPLLNPAGVRHQVIGVFDQKWIEPMARVAARLGSSHVLVVHGEDGLDEITLTGPTTVAEFKNERVIHPKISTFVVQPEDFGFKLCSLEDLRGGDAKENASTLKAVLEGLEGPIRDVVILNAAAALVAVGRAEDWHQGVLLAKRSLDHGTALNCLQKMVEVSNRDS; the protein is encoded by the coding sequence ATGCCGTCGCTAGAAACAGCATTGCGGGAGATCATGTCCGGCCGGATGCCGGAGGGAGAGGTTTCCTCCTTCCTCACGACACTTCGGGACCGGGGTGAAACCGTTGAAGAAGTGACTGCGGCGGCCTCGGTGATGAGAGAATTTGCCGTCAAGAGTGGCTGGTCTCTGGAGGAGGGGGTCGATACCTGCGGCACCGGAGGGGATCAGAAGGGGACCTTCAATATTTCAACGGCCGCCGCCTTTGTGGTGGCCGGGGCTGGGGTCAAGGTGGCAAAACATGGAAACCGGAGCGTCAGCTCCCAGTGCGGGAGCGCCGATCTCTTGGAGGCGTTGGGGGTGAAGATCGATTTGCCCCCCGAGTCTGTTAAAAAATGTGTCGACGACACCGGGATCGGTTTCTTTTTTGCCCCGCGGTACCATCCGGCGATGAAAAATGTGGCGGCGGTCCGGAAAAAAATCGGCACCCGGACTATCTTTAATCTCTTGGGACCGCTTTTGAATCCGGCCGGCGTCAGGCACCAGGTGATCGGCGTTTTTGATCAAAAGTGGATCGAACCGATGGCCCGGGTGGCGGCGAGGCTTGGCTCCAGTCATGTTCTTGTGGTTCATGGGGAGGATGGGCTTGATGAAATCACGCTGACCGGCCCAACGACTGTTGCCGAATTTAAAAATGAGAGGGTGATTCACCCAAAAATTTCTACCTTTGTCGTTCAACCGGAAGATTTCGGTTTTAAACTCTGTTCTCTGGAAGATTTAAGGGGAGGGGATGCCAAAGAGAATGCTTCGACCCTGAAGGCTGTTCTAGAAGGACTTGAGGGGCCGATCCGCGACGTGGTGATCCTGAATGCCGCGGCCGCTTTAGTTGCGGTGGGTCGTGCCGAGGATTGGCATCAGGGGGTTCTATTGGCGAAACGTTCTCTGGATCATGGGACGGCCCTCAACTGTTTGCAAAAGATGGTGGAGGTTTCCAATCGTGATTCTTGA
- the trpC gene encoding indole-3-glycerol phosphate synthase TrpC, producing the protein MGRPSTVCKRWWRFPIVILDKILKYKKEELESLKRRHSLKDVEKEAADQKPARDFMGACRGGSRTARTRIIAEIKKASPSAGVIREDFDPLRLASTYEENGAAALSVLTDEHFFQGSLEHLKKIRKAMGLPLLRKDFVFDEYQIFEARAAGADAVLLIVRILEKAQLKDYQAMAMELGMAALIEVHDEKEMGIALDLNSPLVGINNRDLDTLKVDLETTEKLMNFVGAAPVPAPTFISESGISSRANIERLQKVGVHAFLVGEILLREKNVGYKLKELLGQTSPRPSP; encoded by the coding sequence ATGGGACGGCCCTCAACTGTTTGCAAAAGATGGTGGAGGTTTCCAATCGTGATTCTTGATAAGATTTTAAAATACAAAAAAGAAGAACTGGAATCCCTCAAGCGTCGCCATTCCTTGAAAGACGTTGAAAAAGAGGCGGCTGACCAGAAACCGGCCCGTGATTTTATGGGGGCCTGTAGGGGCGGTTCGCGAACCGCCCGTACCCGAATCATCGCCGAAATCAAAAAGGCCTCCCCCTCGGCAGGGGTGATCCGTGAAGATTTTGATCCCCTTCGTCTGGCCTCGACTTACGAAGAAAACGGGGCGGCGGCACTCTCCGTTTTGACGGACGAGCATTTCTTTCAAGGGTCTCTCGAACATTTAAAGAAGATTCGCAAGGCGATGGGCCTTCCGCTCTTAAGAAAAGATTTTGTCTTTGACGAGTATCAAATTTTTGAGGCCCGGGCCGCAGGGGCCGATGCGGTCCTGCTCATCGTCAGGATTCTGGAAAAGGCCCAGTTGAAGGATTATCAGGCCATGGCCATGGAGTTGGGAATGGCGGCGCTGATCGAGGTGCATGATGAAAAGGAGATGGGAATTGCTCTGGATTTGAATTCTCCTTTGGTAGGGATTAACAACCGTGATTTGGACACGTTGAAGGTTGATTTGGAAACGACCGAGAAATTGATGAATTTTGTAGGGGCGGCCCCCGTGCCTGCCCCTACATTTATCTCCGAATCCGGCATCTCCTCCCGTGCCAATATTGAAAGACTGCAGAAGGTTGGCGTTCATGCCTTTCTGGTAGGGGAGATCTTGCTCAGGGAGAAAAATGTTGGGTACAAGTTAAAAGAACTCTTGGGACAGACCTCTCCCCGTCCCTCTCCTTAG
- a CDS encoding phosphoribosylanthranilate isomerase gives MIFVKVCGITNLDDALDAVEFGADAVGFNFYKDSPRYIDPERVLEILEDLPPAVAKVGVFVNEKEEAVKGISQFLSLDFLQFHGDETPYYCEQFATPYWKAFRLKDEQTLELIGKYKPDAFLIDAYVQKMWGGTGVTAHWDLAARVKEKGRIILAGGLRPENVEMAIATVKPYGIDVCSGVEEKPGRKDHYKLEEFLRKAKGATT, from the coding sequence ATGATCTTCGTCAAGGTTTGCGGCATTACCAATCTCGATGACGCGCTCGATGCGGTTGAATTCGGCGCCGATGCCGTTGGGTTTAATTTTTACAAAGACAGCCCTCGTTATATCGATCCCGAGAGGGTTTTGGAAATCCTGGAAGATCTTCCCCCGGCGGTCGCCAAGGTCGGTGTTTTTGTGAATGAGAAAGAAGAGGCGGTCAAGGGGATCTCCCAGTTTCTCTCCCTCGATTTTCTCCAGTTTCACGGAGATGAGACCCCTTACTATTGTGAACAGTTTGCGACCCCTTACTGGAAGGCGTTCCGTTTGAAGGATGAGCAGACGCTGGAATTGATCGGGAAGTACAAGCCGGATGCCTTTCTGATCGATGCGTATGTTCAAAAGATGTGGGGGGGGACAGGGGTGACGGCCCATTGGGATCTGGCGGCCCGTGTAAAAGAAAAAGGACGTATCATTTTGGCGGGTGGGTTGAGGCCGGAGAATGTTGAGATGGCAATTGCCACCGTCAAACCGTATGGTATTGATGTCTGCTCCGGTGTGGAGGAGAAACCGGGCAGAAAGGATCATTACAAACTGGAAGAATTTTTAAGAAAGGCGAAAGGTGCGACTACCTGA
- the trpB gene encoding tryptophan synthase subunit beta, with the protein MRLPDKHGHFGIYGGRYVAETLMPALKGLEAAYRKIVSSRSFKEELLYYQKHYVGRPTPLYYAERLTQKAKGARLYLKREDLCHTGAHKINNTLGQSLLARRMGKKRVIAETGAGQHGVATATMAALLGQECVVYMGSEDIKRQEPNVFRMKLLGAKVIPVQSGSKTLKDALNEALRDWITNIETTYYCIGSVAGPHPYPMMVRDFQSVIGREVKQQALKRPDYLVASVGGGSNAMGLFYPFLQDRRVRMIGVEAAGSGLSSGRHAATLVAGSVGILHGSKSYLLQDRFGQVTETHSISAGLDYPGVGPEHSYLKDTRRVQYVAVTDKEALAAFHLLTEEEGIIPALESAHAIAYAMKLARRLPKTKTIVINLSGRGDKDLGTIVHHKTT; encoded by the coding sequence GTGCGACTACCTGATAAGCACGGGCATTTCGGTATTTACGGCGGCCGCTATGTCGCCGAGACCTTGATGCCGGCCTTGAAGGGGTTGGAAGCGGCTTATCGCAAGATTGTTTCTTCCCGGTCCTTTAAGGAGGAGCTTCTCTATTATCAAAAACATTATGTTGGCCGGCCGACGCCGCTCTACTATGCCGAACGATTGACCCAAAAAGCAAAAGGGGCCCGCCTTTATTTAAAACGGGAGGACCTTTGTCATACCGGGGCCCATAAGATCAACAACACCTTGGGCCAGTCTCTCTTGGCGAGAAGGATGGGGAAGAAGCGGGTCATCGCGGAGACGGGGGCCGGTCAGCATGGAGTGGCGACCGCCACGATGGCGGCGTTGTTGGGCCAAGAGTGTGTCGTCTACATGGGTTCGGAAGATATCAAACGCCAGGAGCCGAATGTTTTTCGAATGAAGTTACTTGGAGCAAAAGTTATTCCGGTCCAATCCGGGTCAAAGACCTTAAAGGATGCCCTGAATGAGGCGCTTCGGGATTGGATCACGAACATCGAGACCACCTATTATTGCATCGGTTCGGTGGCGGGACCGCACCCGTACCCGATGATGGTCCGGGATTTTCAATCGGTCATCGGTCGTGAGGTCAAACAACAGGCGCTGAAGCGACCTGATTATCTTGTTGCCTCTGTCGGTGGTGGCTCCAACGCGATGGGGCTTTTTTATCCTTTCTTGCAGGACAGGCGGGTTCGGATGATCGGTGTGGAGGCGGCTGGCAGTGGTCTTTCTTCGGGCCGTCATGCGGCGACGCTGGTGGCGGGATCCGTCGGGATCCTCCATGGTTCCAAGTCGTATCTCCTTCAGGACCGGTTTGGTCAGGTGACCGAGACCCATTCCATCTCTGCCGGGCTTGATTATCCAGGGGTTGGTCCCGAACACAGCTATTTAAAGGATACCCGGAGGGTTCAGTACGTTGCCGTCACCGACAAAGAGGCCCTCGCGGCGTTTCATCTTTTGACGGAAGAGGAGGGGATCATCCCGGCACTCGAATCGGCCCATGCTATTGCCTATGCGATGAAACTGGCCCGTCGTCTTCCGAAGACCAAGACGATCGTTATCAACCTCTCCGGCCGGGGGGATAAGGATTTGGGGACGATTGTCCACCATAAAACCACTTGA
- the ispG gene encoding (E)-4-hydroxy-3-methylbut-2-enyl-diphosphate synthase — MKQRKTREIRIKNLKIGGKNPIAVQSMAATKTTDIPATLRQVKILEKAGADLIRIAIDNMRDLEALSEISRETDKPLSVDLQENWKLAEPVAPYVHKIRYNPGHLHHIEKDKTVEQKVAWIAAIAGKHDLAIRIGVNCGSVAPDFLAKYPTEEEAMIQSAAYHCKLLDDLGFTNYCVSLKDSDPKKVIDINKKFAALRPDVPLHLGVTEAGLPPEGVIKTRVAFEQLISQGIGDTIRVSLTVPFDNKGEEIRVGRQILDDIEHGRFRSVPDFGDKKLNIISCPSCSRVENEKFVDLAIKVREMTQYAKEHRLTIAIMGCRVNGPGETDDADLGLWCAPTVVNLKKKDELIGTYSYEEIIPRLKQEVDRLIAQQK; from the coding sequence ATGAAACAGCGAAAGACACGCGAAATCCGGATCAAAAATTTAAAGATTGGCGGGAAGAACCCGATCGCCGTCCAGTCGATGGCAGCCACCAAAACAACCGATATTCCGGCGACCCTTCGTCAGGTGAAGATCCTGGAGAAGGCGGGGGCGGATCTCATACGGATTGCGATCGACAACATGCGGGATCTGGAGGCGCTCTCCGAGATCAGCAGAGAGACCGACAAACCGCTCTCGGTCGACCTTCAGGAAAATTGGAAATTGGCGGAGCCGGTTGCCCCCTATGTCCACAAGATCCGTTATAACCCGGGACACCTTCACCATATTGAGAAAGACAAAACGGTCGAACAAAAAGTCGCCTGGATTGCGGCGATTGCGGGGAAGCATGATCTCGCGATCCGGATCGGTGTGAACTGCGGTTCCGTCGCGCCGGACTTTTTGGCCAAATACCCGACAGAAGAAGAAGCGATGATTCAATCGGCTGCCTACCACTGCAAGCTTTTAGATGACTTGGGTTTTACAAACTACTGTGTCTCTCTCAAAGATTCTGACCCCAAGAAGGTGATCGATATCAATAAAAAATTTGCCGCGTTGCGGCCGGACGTGCCGTTGCATTTGGGGGTCACCGAAGCGGGCCTCCCGCCGGAAGGGGTCATCAAGACGCGTGTTGCCTTTGAACAGTTGATCAGTCAGGGGATCGGCGACACGATTCGCGTTTCTTTAACAGTCCCTTTTGATAACAAGGGGGAGGAGATCAGGGTCGGTCGGCAGATTTTGGATGATATCGAGCATGGCCGTTTTCGATCGGTCCCCGATTTTGGGGATAAAAAGCTGAATATCATTTCCTGTCCCTCTTGCTCACGTGTCGAAAACGAAAAATTTGTCGATCTGGCGATCAAGGTGAGGGAGATGACCCAGTATGCGAAGGAACACCGGCTCACGATTGCCATCATGGGGTGTCGTGTGAACGGCCCGGGGGAGACGGATGACGCCGACCTCGGCCTCTGGTGCGCCCCGACGGTGGTGAATCTCAAAAAGAAGGATGAATTAATAGGAACTTATTCTTACGAAGAGATTATTCCTCGTCTGAAGCAGGAAGTTGACCGGCTGATTGCCCAACAAAAGTAG